The following is a genomic window from Candidatus Dependentiae bacterium.
CCGTTCAAGACAATAAAACACAAACCGGCACAGTCCAAGCCGTTGGAGAAGGAAAAGTTCTCACCGATGGAAAAATTCGTCCCATCGGCGTCAACATCGGAAGTACCGTTCTTTTTGGTAAATACTCCGGAACCGAAGTCTCTGTTGATGGACAAAATTATGTCATTTTGCGCGAGGATGAAATCCTTGCTGAAGTTTTCGAAGCAAAAACATATTCCACAAAAAATTCTTAATGCTAAAAAATCTAACCAATAAGGATATTGATCCATGGCTAAACACATTTTATTTAACGACAAGGCACGTGCTAAACTTTTAACCGGTGTAAACACCCTTGCAGATACCGTTAAAGTAACCCTTGGGCCCAAAGGGCGACATGTAGCTCTCGAGCGATCTTTTGGTTCTCCCATTATCACCAAAGACGGCGTGAGCGTTGCAAAAGAGATCGAACTTAAAGATAAGTTTGAAAACATGGGCGCACAAATGGTCCGCGAAGTTGCATCAAAAACCGCTGATGTTGCCGGCGACGGAACAACCACCGCAACCATCCTTGCTCAGTCGATTTATCGCGAAGGCCTCAAAAACACCACTGCGGGCGCAAATCCTATGGACATCAAACGCGGAATTGAAAGCGCGGTTGAAAAAGTAGTTGCGGCAATCAAAAGTGCTGCACGACCTGTTTCGAGCAAAGAAGAAATCGCTCAAGTTGCTATCATTTCTGCAAATTCAGACAGCTCCATCGGAAATTTAATTGCCGAAGCGATGGAACGCGTTGGTCGTCATGGCGTTATCACCGTTGAAGAAGCAAAAGGAATGGAAAGTGAACTTGAAGTTGTTGAAGGTATGCAATTTGATCGTGGGTACCTCTCTCCATACTTCATCACCAATTCAGACAAGATGATTGCACAGCTTGATAATGCTTCGATCTTAATTTGTGACAAAAAAATCAACAGCATGAAAGATATGCTTCCGGTCCTTGAACAAGTTTCAAAACAAGGTCGTCCACTCTTTATCATCGCTGAAGACATCGAAGGCGAAGCTCTTGCAACACTGGTTGTAAACAAAATGCGTGGCGTGCTGAACGTCTGTGCAGTGAAAGCTCCAGCATTTGGCGATCGCAGAAAAGCTATGCTTCAGGATATTGCTATTCTGACTGGCGGAACTGTGGTTTCTGACGAGCTTGGACTTAAACTTGAAAACATGAAACTCTCCGATCTTGGATTTGCAAAAAAAATCACTGCAACCAAAGACACCTGTGTAATTGTTGATGGCGCAGGAACCGAAGAAGAAATCGCACAACGCGCAGCACAAATTAATAAAGAAATCGAACTTGCAACCTCCGATTACGACAAAGAAAAACTTCAAGAACGTCTTGCAAAATTATCTGATGGCGTTGCAGTAATTCGCGTTGGCGCTTCAACCGAAACCGAGATGAAAGAAAAGAAAGATCGCGTAGATGACGCACTGCATGCAACGCGCGCAGCAGTCGAAGAAGGAATTGTTGCCGGCGGGGGCGTTGCGCTCATTCGTGCACAAAAAGCTCTTGATGCGCTTTCTCTTTCTGGGGATCAGCAGTTGGGTGTTGCAATTATTCGCAGAGCACTTGAAGAACCTGCACGCATAATCGCAAGCAATGCAGGATTTGATGCCGCAGTCATCGTTGATAAAATCAAAAACACCGAAGGCAACATCGGATTTGATGCAAAAAATGAAATCTTTACCGACATGGTAAAAGCAGGGATTGTTGATCCTGCCAAAGTTACACGCTCAGCACTTCAGAATGCCGCATCGATTGCCGGATTATTACTCACCACAGAAGCGATGGTTTCTGATATCCCAGAAGACAAACCAGCGCAAGACAAAATGCCAGCAGGCATGCCTGGAATGTACTAAGCAAGAGTAATTAACAAAAAACAAAAAGGAGCGAGTTTGAAATTCGCTCCTTTTTGTTTTCAAAAAATGACATCTTTTTTATTCGACGATTGCTGCATCACATTTATTTTTAAAAAACGCTCCTCGCCGACCGGCCAACTCAACAGGATATCGATCAGAATATTTGATCATCAAATAAATCTCTAATTTGCTAGCAGTTGCGGGAAATCTACAAGCCTCAGCGGCCGCAATAAATGCTTGTTCATAAGAAAACTCAAGCGATAATAATCGCATAAAAAAAGCGCCCATTATGTATGCCCTACTAGAAAAAGCATCTTCCTCTTTCCATCCAACAACCACCGGAATACCACACTCGCTTTGTAACCTACAACACAAATCATAGGTTGCATTACCATTCAAAAAAACAAATTCGATTGTTCGATTTTCGCTTTCAACATCACAGGCAAGGCCTCGCCCAACTAAAGCTTTTACAAGCTCCTGGTCAGTTAAAATTTGATCTGGCAAATCATCAAAATGGAAGATAAATCTCCCGTCAGCGTAAGTTGTATTGATAATTAATGCCCGAGGTTTTTTAGCGTCTAGTAACTCTGAAATCCCACAAGATATATCGTATGCAACTTCTTGCACCAACAAATTCGTCCTAAGAAAATTTTCCTGATGCTTGATGTAACTTTCCTTTGAAGGATGTGCAGAGGTCAACAACAATGTCGTTGTTGAAAATATAAACTGAGAAAAAACAACAAAGCTGGCCAAAATAAAAAACTTTTTTTCCATAAAAACCTCTGGGTCTGAAATCAAAAAACAAATCGGCCCAATCATATCGCAACTAAAAATACTCTTCCACTATAAAACAGCATGATAGGCTCAGAACACTCGACACCCAGCCCTAAAAACGTCTTAATTTCTCAATTTTTTTGTTTCAATACGTCACGATTTGCATATTTTTAACAAAAGCAAGCTTAAATTAAACTTTTTCACAGAATCAATCCTGCTTGACATAATAGAAAACCACCGTATCTAAATAAAAT
Proteins encoded in this region:
- the groL gene encoding chaperonin GroEL, with protein sequence MAKHILFNDKARAKLLTGVNTLADTVKVTLGPKGRHVALERSFGSPIITKDGVSVAKEIELKDKFENMGAQMVREVASKTADVAGDGTTTATILAQSIYREGLKNTTAGANPMDIKRGIESAVEKVVAAIKSAARPVSSKEEIAQVAIISANSDSSIGNLIAEAMERVGRHGVITVEEAKGMESELEVVEGMQFDRGYLSPYFITNSDKMIAQLDNASILICDKKINSMKDMLPVLEQVSKQGRPLFIIAEDIEGEALATLVVNKMRGVLNVCAVKAPAFGDRRKAMLQDIAILTGGTVVSDELGLKLENMKLSDLGFAKKITATKDTCVIVDGAGTEEEIAQRAAQINKEIELATSDYDKEKLQERLAKLSDGVAVIRVGASTETEMKEKKDRVDDALHATRAAVEEGIVAGGGVALIRAQKALDALSLSGDQQLGVAIIRRALEEPARIIASNAGFDAAVIVDKIKNTEGNIGFDAKNEIFTDMVKAGIVDPAKVTRSALQNAASIAGLLLTTEAMVSDIPEDKPAQDKMPAGMPGMY